The following proteins are co-located in the Oncorhynchus clarkii lewisi isolate Uvic-CL-2024 chromosome 30, UVic_Ocla_1.0, whole genome shotgun sequence genome:
- the LOC139389282 gene encoding cysteine dioxygenase type 1-like — protein sequence MEQTEVMKPETLDDLIKVLHKIFESDNINVEEVQNIMEAYDSNPQEWMKFAKFDQFRYTRNLVDEGNGKFNLMILCWGEGHGSSIHDHTDSHCFMKLLQGQLKETLFEWPDKKTCNMVQKSQRILQTNQCAYINDSFGLHRVENASHTECSASLHLYSPPFKTCQTFDQRTGHKNTVKMTFWSKFGERTPFETTVSQENN from the exons ATGGAGCAAACCGAAGTGATGAAACCAGAAACTCTTGATGATCTGATCAAAGTTTTGCATAAAATCTTTGAAAGTGACAATATCAATGTGGAGGAGGTGCAAAATATAATGGAAGCATATGACAGCAATCCACAGGAATGGATGAAATTTGCAAAATTCGACCAGTTCAG GTACACAAGGAACCTGGTGGATGAAGGGAATGGAAAGTTCAACCTCATGATACTTTGTTGGGGAGAGGGTCACGGCAG CAGTATCCATGACCACACAGACTCCCACTGTTTCATGAAGTTGCTGCAAGGCCAGCTGAAGGAGACGCTTTTTGAATGGCCCGATAAAAAAACATGCAACATGGTTCAGAAATCTCAGAGAATCCTGCAAACAAACCAGTGTGCCTACATCAATG ATTCCTTTGGGCTGCACAGAGTAGAGAACGCCAGTCACACAGAATGTTCGGCCAGTTTGCACCTGTACAGTCCCCCCTTCAAGACCTGCCAGACCTTTGACCAGCGGACTGGACACAAGAACACTGTCAAGATGACGTTCTGGAGCAAATTTGGAGAGAGGACTCCATTT GAAACCACAGTCTCACAAGAAAATAACTAA